TGTAAAGAGTGATTGGCATCTTCTCATTGTTTCTCCTTGCGTATGATTATAGTAatctttttttatccttttttttttttttattccacttAAAACAGTGTAAGTGTATAGAAACTAAAATCTGAGGCAGAAATAATGAAGTTACTGGAATATTAGcataatttctctttctttgtacCTTTCTGGAAGACTTCAATAACATGGAGAAATTActtgttttgatgttgttttggtttggttttttttgtaaccTACTCCttcattcatttaaattctCAATAACAGCACAATGTTTTGTACATTGTAAAcatcagctgcttctttctATAATGCGTTTTTGTTTACAGAGGAGGACAGTGATGAAATCAAGATAGGGACGCCATGTAAAAACGCAGGCTGTTCAAAGGTAAGTAATTCAGCTTCACCTTCATGCCCTCTTCCTAAACTATTACATGTGGAGTTCTCttcagtttgttgtttgttctttttgttctttgtttctgctacGAATTGACTGGAAATAGGATAAAGTCCACTGGGCTTAACAATTATATGGTTGTTAACATATGGCTGTTAGTATTGACACACGTGGGCTGTTCTGTATTGTGCATGCAGTACGTCTAAGACTTCTTTCTTCTGGTATCCATCCCAAACTTCTAATTAGTAAGCTTAGCAAATGTACAATACTGAAGCGTTTACCTTAAAACACTAAATAAAATGTCGGTAAGAAACAACTTATTGTTAAGTCTTGAATTGCTCTTATGTACTTAAATACCAGTATattcttcagaagcatttcCAGACATTGCCACTTAGTGCTTCCAGCCCAAAGAATCCCccccaaaaatattttaacactCTCTTTGGGCACTGAACTGAGCCTTTTTATTACATTCTCATTGAAACTGACAGTTACGGAGTTTTCTTGCTGCCAAAGTAGAATTTAAATTGATAATTCACTCTACATCCGACAAATGTGGGCTCTTGGCCGAAACTCTGGTGGGAGAGGAGTTCATGTAATTCACTTGTTTGTATTAGGAAGAGCTGATGTGCTGTTCAGTGTCAGATGTATGTTTGATTTACTTTCTTTCAAgaatctgtgttttttatgAATGGCAACTTTAAGTACTTTCTCAGCATTTTAGAGTATTTTTCAAGTGGCCTCTGTGAACATAAATGGTGACACCAGTATTGTATTCTATTGAGGCAATACAAAGCATAGCTTGTAAGAGTGGTGTGCCAGGGAAGTGTTTGTTAATGGAGATAGCTTTTCAAAAGAATAATTCCAGTTGGACTGGGATTAACTTCTGGAAAGCTGGAAAGTATCTTATTTTGTTCAATGTTCTTTTTGTGggttgaattttcttttttgttgttttctattttctttttattcaacTTTGGACCACATTGCTCTAATagtaaaatactttgttttgctAGACATACCAAGGACCACACAGCAATGAAGAAATATGTCAGTACCATTCTGGAGTGCCTATATTTCATGAAGGGTTAGTACTCTAAGTTTTTAATTAGTCTTTAATCTGATACTTATCTTGTCGTAGATGTTGTCTTGTATTCATTGTGTATTTCTTTGAACAATCAAAAATAGTAATGACTGTAACAAGTCTACTAAATTAATGGTAATTCTACTTAAAGGAATGATAGTATTCACAACAGTGTCCTACAGATCgctttttaattactttctttgCAAACTTTAAAGGATGAAGTACTGGAGCTgctgtaaaaggaaaacatctgacTTCAATACATTTTTAGCCCAAGAGGGCTGCACAACAGGAACACATGTGTGGACTAAAAAGGATGCAGTGAGTACCATTAGCATGAGCTTATGCAGCTAATTATTCTAAActttaagtactgaaatatAGTTCATAGGTTGTTTGAGCTTTTACCATTGTTGAGCTGCTTTATATCACTACCTATGAAATAATATGTAGGATATTGTGCCCAGCATGGCAGGACAGAAAAGGAGTTTGAAATGAACTGTGGTAGTACTCTTATCACAAGTATGCTTCTGTCTGCCTTTGCATTAATGCAtgtataaatgtaaaaatgttctTGGAAAATTCAGCTTTAATAGAAAGGCTTACTGTTGGATTTAGCTTAACACACATTTCTTATTAGTACATTCATAATTGCTGAGGAAAATTCAGTTTGATGCAGCAAACGTGTCacttaacaaaagaaaatcgAAGATTTACTACAGAAGATGTTATTGTTGCCTCATTTTATAATGACTGTTTCCAAGTGTTTTACTTCCTCACTCGCAAATTTGCtcattatatattatatacacatGTGTGTATAGTGTATATGCAAGTATTTTGCACTCTCATCTGAGTACGTAGTCATATCCTAGTTATGATAATTGGCTGTTGAATAGCCCTAGGATTTTATCCTGATATtgtcaaaaaaaaccaaaaaaacttctgaattcattttttccccatgacCTTTTCTTTATGTAGGGAAAGAAAGTAGTTCCATGCAGGCATGATTGGCATCAGACTGGAGGAGAAGTGACTGTTTCTATTTATGCTAAGAACTCTGTTCCTGATCTGAGCTACGTAGAAGCAAATAGCACAGTGGTGAGTATCTGCCTTAAGATGTCATTCTTGACCCTTATGTTTAATTATATGCGGTTTGGGTTGTTTTCCCTTCATCTTGGGACATCTGTACTTcgataattttttttaaaaggctgaaaaatatctttagaACTCTGCAATTAAATCCTGAGTGTAACTTCCATTGGCATATGTGTAAATAATTACAGCTTTGTAATTTCATTGTGTTTGACTTAAAAGAACGGAATATTGTTCTTGATAGCATGCGGTTTCACAGGCAGTAATATTTAGGAAGTGCTAAAatgatgtttctgtgatttcttttggaGAAAACACAACAATTTCCAATATATACACACTCTGGTACTGTATCACAGTCTTGTATAATGTATTTCCACTTCTGTGCATGAGTGACAATTTGATCACTTTTCATGTAGGAACTGAGTCCGAATGTAATACATTTTACTTAAGCATATTTAAACATAGTTGAGGTTCCTCACATTCTTAATCTGACTaaatttttctgctgcttttcctctttagTTAAATATCCATATTGTatttgaaggagaaaaggaatttcATCGCAATGTGAAATTATGGGGAGTAAGTATAAGAATCATTTTTCtactaaaaaaaccaaacacgGCAAAGTACACAAACCCTCATTTGCTTCTctttaaaagctgtttatttttcctgctttctttgcttattGAAAGAAATTCAATTGCATATCATTCAATAATGGAATTCAAACCTAAAGCTAATGTGACCCGAGTGACTATTTGACTCTTCTTAGAGCAGTGGGTGGGATGAGGTGACATCTTGAAATCCCTTTTAAGTCAGTTTATGCTAAGATCTTATCCTGAATATGATAGTTGTGTTACAGAAAATTCTTGACATGATATAGTGTATGCACGTTGTGTGCATTAGTCACATGTGTGTATTGTATGCCCAGACACACATCTGTAGCTTGAGAATGGGAGAGAGCTGTTTTTGTCTAGAAACAAAGGGAATTTTACCTACCTAAATATTTGCTGATGTCTAATGATAAGATACTCCTCCTAACTAGATTCCAAACATCTGAATGTCTGTTTCTAGAGGTGAAGTGTGAAATACGTTTTCTGTTTCAGGTAATTGATGTAAAGAGGAGCTACGTGAACATGACAGCTACAAAGATTGAGGTTACTATGCGAAAAGCAGAGCCTCTATTATGGGCAAGTCTTGAATTACCAGTAtccaaaacccaacaaacaaacGAGAATTCAGATCAATAATAATTCCAAGAGACAAGATTTCCTCTTGTGAAGTGGTGACTTGCTACTGTAAtcaagtatttaatttttatatagttt
The Coturnix japonica isolate 7356 chromosome 1, Coturnix japonica 2.1, whole genome shotgun sequence DNA segment above includes these coding regions:
- the CHORDC1 gene encoding cysteine and histidine-rich domain-containing protein 1 isoform X1 — protein: MRSVCRPLSPFLRSFVKFPEGFGFYRLLPPPPTPSNPAVSCCRIPFRPPCRCFPQHRGTPPCLCCATTGDAGSASIPRLTRRGWSCCKRRTTDFSDFLSIVGCTKGLHNSEKPPEPVKPDVKSTTERKELAELKPKFQEHIIQAPKPLETIKRPSPDEPMTNLQLKVSASLKQALDKLKLSSENEEKKEEDSDEIKIGTPCKNAGCSKTYQGPHSNEEICQYHSGVPIFHEGMKYWSCCKRKTSDFNTFLAQEGCTTGTHVWTKKDAGKKVVPCRHDWHQTGGEVTVSIYAKNSVPDLSYVEANSTVLNIHIVFEGEKEFHRNVKLWGVIDVKRSYVNMTATKIEVTMRKAEPLLWASLELPVSKTQQTNENSDQ
- the CHORDC1 gene encoding cysteine and histidine-rich domain-containing protein 1 isoform X2, with amino-acid sequence MSLLCYNRGCGQRFDPETNTEDSCTYHPGVPVFHDALKGWSCCKRRTTDFSDFLSIVGCTKGLHNSEKPPEPVKPDVKSTTERKELAELKPKFQEHIIQAPKPLETIKRPSPDEPMTNLQLKVSASLKQALDKLKLSSENEEKKEEDSDEIKIGTPCKNAGCSKTYQGPHSNEEICQYHSGVPIFHEGMKYWSCCKRKTSDFNTFLAQEGCTTGTHVWTKKDAGKKVVPCRHDWHQTGGEVTVSIYAKNSVPDLSYVEANSTVLNIHIVFEGEKEFHRNVKLWGVIDVKRSYVNMTATKIEVTMRKAEPLLWASLELPVSKTQQTNENSDQ